Proteins encoded by one window of Nocardioides euryhalodurans:
- a CDS encoding ATP-binding cassette domain-containing protein, with product MTTQTTEAPVREAVLSLTGVNKRFGAVQALTDVSLHVAPGEVVALVGDNGAGKSTLVKIISGVYESDGGEIRIEGKPVSVHGPAHAQELGIATVFQDLALCDNLDVVANLFLGQEVSRTSVIDEVEMEKESWRLLRTLSAKIPSVRIPIASLSGGQRQTVAIARSLIGNPKVVMLDEPTAALGVAQTAEVLNLVERLRETGLGVILISHNMADVQAVADRIVVLRLGRNAADFTVEEATTEQLVAAITGASDNVVASRAARHKGATDE from the coding sequence ATGACGACACAGACGACGGAAGCGCCGGTCAGGGAGGCAGTGCTCTCCCTGACCGGCGTGAACAAGAGGTTCGGCGCGGTCCAGGCGCTCACCGACGTGTCGCTGCACGTGGCACCCGGCGAGGTGGTCGCCCTCGTGGGCGACAACGGCGCGGGGAAGTCGACGCTGGTCAAGATCATCTCGGGTGTCTACGAGTCCGACGGTGGCGAGATCCGGATCGAGGGCAAGCCGGTCTCCGTCCACGGGCCTGCCCACGCGCAGGAGCTCGGCATCGCGACCGTCTTCCAGGACCTGGCCCTCTGCGACAACCTCGACGTCGTCGCGAACCTGTTCCTCGGGCAGGAGGTCAGTCGGACGAGCGTGATCGACGAGGTCGAGATGGAGAAGGAGTCGTGGCGGCTGCTGCGCACCCTCTCCGCCAAGATCCCGTCGGTCCGGATCCCGATCGCCTCGCTCTCCGGCGGGCAGCGGCAGACCGTCGCGATCGCCCGCAGCCTGATCGGCAACCCCAAGGTGGTCATGCTCGACGAGCCGACCGCCGCCCTGGGGGTCGCGCAGACGGCGGAGGTCCTCAACCTGGTCGAGCGGCTGCGGGAGACCGGGCTCGGCGTGATCCTGATCAGCCACAACATGGCGGACGTCCAGGCGGTCGCCGACCGGATCGTGGTGCTCCGCCTGGGCCGCAACGCGGCCGACTTCACCGTGGAGGAGGCGACCACCGAGCAGCTCGTCGCCGCCATCACCGGCGCCAGCGACAACGTCGTGGCCTCGCGGGCCGCGCGCCACAAGGGGGCGACCGATGAGTGA
- a CDS encoding ROK family transcriptional regulator, whose product MSVTRPPASAPGSTSSLKAANQHRVLDALRDAQVEDDAPTQAELARVTGLAPATVSNIVRELAAAGLVDTVPGSGRRGSAVRLSSRAGVVAGIDFGHSHVGVAVGDLGGRVLAEERARTPDTLGHEQALALASSILTRLLDERGPLRHVGLGLPAPVKNNVVRSAAIFPGWDEVDTSSAAEAVFGVPVDVENDANLGALAEHRQGNGRGHSTSVFVKIASGVGAGIIVDDKLFHGADGTAGEIGHLTINEQGPMCRCGSRGCLETYTSSEHILRLVATTLPDATLQDLVTEATSGNVSAQRALEDAGLHLGWALASLVNLLNPSIVIVGGEMVSAGDLLLEPARTGLRRHALDAVAQTPIVASGLGQRASMVGAVLLAAERTELVSD is encoded by the coding sequence ATGTCGGTGACACGTCCGCCCGCCAGCGCACCGGGGTCGACGTCGTCGCTCAAGGCGGCCAACCAGCACCGGGTGCTCGACGCGCTCCGCGACGCCCAGGTCGAGGACGACGCCCCGACCCAGGCCGAGCTCGCCCGGGTGACCGGTCTCGCGCCCGCGACCGTGTCCAACATCGTCCGTGAGCTGGCCGCCGCCGGCCTGGTCGACACTGTGCCGGGCAGCGGCCGACGCGGCTCCGCGGTCCGGCTCTCGAGCCGCGCCGGCGTCGTGGCCGGCATCGACTTCGGCCACAGCCACGTCGGCGTGGCGGTCGGCGACCTCGGCGGCCGAGTGCTGGCCGAGGAGCGCGCACGTACGCCCGACACCCTCGGCCACGAGCAGGCCCTGGCCCTGGCCTCCTCCATCCTCACCCGGCTGCTCGACGAGCGTGGGCCGCTGCGCCACGTCGGCCTCGGCCTGCCCGCGCCGGTCAAGAACAACGTCGTGCGCTCGGCCGCGATCTTCCCCGGCTGGGACGAGGTCGACACCAGCTCGGCCGCCGAGGCGGTCTTCGGCGTGCCCGTCGACGTCGAGAACGACGCCAACCTCGGGGCGCTGGCCGAGCACCGGCAGGGCAACGGTCGCGGCCACTCCACCTCGGTCTTCGTGAAGATCGCCAGCGGCGTGGGCGCCGGGATCATCGTGGACGACAAGCTCTTCCACGGGGCCGACGGCACGGCCGGCGAGATCGGTCACCTGACGATCAACGAGCAGGGACCGATGTGCCGCTGCGGCAGCCGGGGGTGCCTGGAGACCTACACCTCCAGCGAGCACATCCTGCGGCTGGTAGCCACCACCCTTCCCGACGCGACGCTGCAGGACCTGGTGACCGAGGCGACCAGCGGGAACGTCTCCGCCCAGCGCGCGCTCGAGGACGCGGGGCTGCACCTCGGCTGGGCGCTGGCCAGCCTGGTCAACCTGCTCAATCCCTCGATCGTGATCGTCGGCGGGGAGATGGTCAGCGCGGGCGACCTGCTGCTCGAGCCGGCCCGCACCGGCCTGCGCCGCCACGCGCTCGACGCGGTTGCGCAGACCCCGATCGTCGCCAGCGGCCTGGGCCAGCGGGCCAGCATGGTCGGCGCCGTGCTGCTCGCGGCAGAGCGGACCGAGCTGGTCTCGGACTAG
- a CDS encoding siderophore-interacting protein produces the protein MHARVISADHLTPAMVRVVLAGGDLDRLEMPDATDAYVNVAIPPPGAPYRGVFDPREVKDQHPAQAWPARRRYTVRSWDPVARLLTIDFVVHGDVGVAGAWAARVAPGEVLVFEGPSGGYRPDPGADWHLLVGDESALPAIAASLESLPDGAPAVVRMVCDGPDHEVPLPPHAALDVVWLHRRGAPDDRDLLAAAVRSLAFPPGRVHAFVHGEAEEIREVRRHLLADRGLSRQDMSCSPYWRRTMTDEAWRAVKRDFVAAMEAEVA, from the coding sequence ATGCATGCACGTGTGATCTCGGCCGACCACCTCACGCCCGCGATGGTGCGCGTGGTGCTCGCCGGCGGCGACCTGGACCGCCTCGAGATGCCGGACGCGACCGACGCGTACGTCAACGTGGCCATCCCGCCGCCCGGCGCTCCGTACCGCGGGGTGTTCGACCCGCGCGAGGTCAAGGACCAGCACCCGGCGCAGGCCTGGCCCGCCCGGCGCCGCTACACCGTCCGCTCGTGGGACCCGGTCGCCCGGCTGCTGACCATCGACTTCGTCGTCCACGGGGACGTCGGCGTTGCCGGGGCCTGGGCTGCGCGCGTCGCACCGGGCGAGGTTCTCGTGTTCGAGGGCCCCTCGGGCGGCTACCGACCCGACCCGGGTGCCGACTGGCACCTCCTGGTCGGCGACGAGTCCGCGCTGCCCGCGATCGCTGCGTCCCTCGAGTCCCTGCCGGACGGCGCTCCGGCCGTGGTCCGCATGGTCTGCGACGGACCAGACCACGAGGTGCCGCTGCCCCCTCACGCCGCCCTCGACGTGGTGTGGCTGCACCGCCGCGGAGCACCCGACGACCGGGACCTGTTGGCGGCCGCCGTACGGAGCCTTGCCTTCCCACCCGGTCGCGTGCACGCCTTCGTCCACGGTGAGGCCGAGGAGATCCGCGAGGTACGCCGGCACCTGCTCGCCGACCGCGGCCTCTCCCGCCAGGACATGTCCTGCTCGCCCTACTGGCGACGCACGATGACCGACGAGGCGTGGCGCGCGGTCAAGCGGGACTTCGTCGCTGCCATGGAGGCCGAGGTCGCCTAG
- a CDS encoding amidohydrolase: MNDLIFANGRLFDGLKYHRDHAVGVRGDMIYAVGPLERVREEMSAGGARVEEYDAQGGLVMPAFHDAHVHPLIGGLELRSGLLTGCASAEECLEAIATAVREQDDGHASDTWFRAGGWSLDQFDARTGPTAETLDRVVPHRPAFLPSNDHHNAWVNTRALQVAGIDRDTPDPPDGWIERDRDGNPTGTLREAAAQLVHQHVDTTREEKRRALRDAQAHLHSWGIVGWQDALVGGYAGIDDPTQAYLDLVDAGELTARVRLALWWDRNRGVEQLEDLVAERDRLAESGLDAGSVKLMVDGVSETFTMAVEEPYLGGARCPCDGGDRGLTFLEPEQLDEAVVALDAAGFQAHFHALGDRAVRTSLDAIGAARRRNGWSRQRHQLAHLQLVAPRDRNRFRLLGAIANVEGMWARYNTPAVQMVEPYLDQERRDWQYPFADIVDSGALVAGGSDWPINPPEPMEGIHVLVNRSSRRTDERDEEPPMRDDQGLTLTQALQAYTSGAAHANHQEDSGNLRVGACADVVVLDRDPYDLHEDDIGSAEPVSAWARGAEVHRRD; encoded by the coding sequence GTGAACGACCTGATCTTCGCCAACGGTCGGCTCTTCGACGGCCTGAAGTACCATCGCGACCACGCGGTGGGCGTGCGCGGAGACATGATCTACGCGGTAGGACCCCTCGAGCGGGTGCGCGAGGAGATGTCCGCGGGCGGAGCCCGGGTCGAGGAGTACGACGCGCAGGGCGGCCTGGTGATGCCGGCCTTCCACGACGCCCACGTCCACCCGTTGATCGGTGGCCTGGAGCTGCGCAGCGGGCTCCTCACCGGCTGCGCCAGCGCCGAGGAGTGCCTCGAGGCGATCGCCACCGCGGTGCGGGAGCAGGACGACGGACACGCCAGCGACACCTGGTTCCGCGCCGGCGGCTGGTCCCTGGACCAGTTCGACGCACGGACGGGGCCGACCGCGGAGACCCTGGACCGCGTGGTGCCACACCGCCCCGCGTTCCTGCCCAGCAACGACCACCACAACGCCTGGGTGAACACCCGTGCGCTGCAGGTGGCCGGCATCGACCGGGACACCCCCGACCCGCCGGACGGGTGGATCGAGAGGGACCGCGACGGGAACCCGACGGGAACGCTCCGGGAGGCTGCTGCGCAGCTGGTGCACCAGCACGTCGACACGACGCGCGAGGAGAAGCGCCGGGCGTTGCGCGACGCCCAGGCCCACCTCCACTCGTGGGGGATCGTGGGCTGGCAGGACGCCCTGGTCGGTGGGTACGCCGGCATCGACGACCCGACGCAGGCCTACCTCGACCTCGTGGACGCCGGCGAGCTCACTGCCCGCGTGCGGCTCGCCCTGTGGTGGGACCGCAACCGCGGCGTGGAGCAGCTCGAGGACCTCGTGGCCGAGCGTGACCGCCTCGCCGAGTCGGGGCTGGATGCCGGCTCGGTCAAGCTGATGGTCGACGGCGTGTCCGAGACCTTCACCATGGCGGTGGAGGAGCCGTACCTCGGCGGGGCCCGGTGCCCCTGCGACGGCGGCGACCGGGGCCTCACCTTCCTCGAGCCCGAGCAGCTCGACGAGGCCGTCGTCGCCCTGGACGCCGCGGGGTTCCAGGCGCACTTCCACGCGCTGGGCGACCGGGCGGTCCGTACCTCCCTCGACGCGATCGGCGCTGCCCGCCGGCGCAACGGGTGGAGCCGCCAGCGCCACCAGCTGGCGCACCTGCAGCTGGTCGCACCCCGCGACCGCAACCGGTTCCGGCTGCTCGGGGCGATCGCGAACGTCGAGGGCATGTGGGCCCGCTACAACACGCCGGCGGTCCAGATGGTCGAGCCGTACCTCGACCAGGAGCGGCGGGACTGGCAGTACCCGTTCGCCGACATCGTCGACAGCGGCGCCCTCGTGGCCGGCGGTTCGGACTGGCCGATCAACCCGCCCGAGCCGATGGAGGGCATCCACGTGCTCGTGAACCGCTCCTCGCGGCGTACCGACGAGCGCGACGAGGAGCCCCCGATGCGCGACGACCAGGGGCTCACGCTGACCCAGGCCCTGCAGGCCTACACGAGCGGTGCCGCGCACGCCAACCACCAGGAGGACTCGGGCAACCTCCGCGTCGGGGCGTGCGCGGACGTCGTGGTGCTCGACCGGGACCCGTACGACCTCCACGAGGACGACATCGGCTCCGCCGAACCGGTGTCGGCCTGGGCGCGGGGGGCCGAGGTCCACCGTCGCGACTGA
- a CDS encoding substrate-binding domain-containing protein — protein MSTPLTRVFAVGITAALALGATACGANDADTGGEDGGGQTIALLLPESKTTRYETFDKPLFEAKVAELCSECEVSYYNADQDEAKQAQQVDSAINEGAAVIVLDPVNGAGAGGMVTSAQDADIPVIAYDRFIAEADYYMSFDNETVGQMQGEALVEAMGGEGDILMLNGAPSDPNAAQFKAGAHSVIDGTLNILEEFDNPDWSPENAQQFVTDQLSNYDPSEIQGVYAANDGQAGGVVAAMTGAGVSPDALPPITGQDAELAAIQRIIAGQQAMTIYKPIPIEAETAAEVAVKLANGEEISGPSDTGIELTEYEGVPSFIFDPIAVTVDNVNDTVVADEFYSVDDICTEEYADACSAAGIS, from the coding sequence GTGTCCACACCCCTGACCCGCGTCTTCGCCGTCGGCATCACGGCGGCACTCGCCCTGGGTGCCACCGCGTGCGGCGCCAACGACGCAGACACCGGCGGCGAGGACGGCGGCGGCCAGACCATCGCCCTGCTGCTGCCGGAGTCCAAGACCACCCGCTACGAGACCTTCGACAAGCCGCTGTTCGAGGCCAAGGTCGCCGAGCTCTGCTCGGAGTGCGAGGTGTCCTACTACAACGCCGACCAGGACGAGGCCAAGCAGGCCCAGCAGGTCGACTCGGCCATCAACGAGGGTGCGGCCGTGATCGTCCTCGACCCGGTCAACGGCGCCGGTGCCGGTGGCATGGTGACCTCGGCCCAGGACGCCGACATCCCGGTCATCGCCTACGACCGGTTCATCGCCGAGGCCGACTACTACATGTCCTTCGACAACGAGACCGTCGGCCAGATGCAGGGCGAGGCGCTCGTCGAGGCGATGGGCGGCGAGGGCGACATCCTGATGCTCAACGGCGCCCCCTCCGACCCGAACGCCGCGCAGTTCAAGGCAGGCGCCCACAGCGTCATCGACGGCACCCTGAACATCCTCGAGGAGTTCGACAACCCCGACTGGAGCCCGGAGAACGCCCAGCAGTTCGTCACCGACCAGCTGAGCAACTACGACCCCTCCGAGATCCAGGGCGTCTACGCCGCCAACGACGGCCAGGCCGGCGGCGTCGTCGCCGCCATGACCGGCGCGGGCGTGTCCCCGGACGCGCTGCCGCCGATCACGGGGCAGGACGCCGAGCTCGCCGCGATCCAGCGGATCATCGCCGGCCAGCAGGCCATGACGATCTACAAGCCGATCCCGATCGAGGCCGAGACGGCCGCCGAGGTCGCGGTCAAGCTCGCCAACGGGGAGGAGATCTCCGGACCGAGCGACACCGGCATCGAGCTCACCGAGTACGAGGGCGTCCCGTCGTTCATCTTCGACCCGATCGCGGTCACGGTCGACAACGTCAACGACACCGTCGTGGCGGACGAGTTCTACTCGGTCGACGACATCTGCACCGAGGAGTACGCCGACGCCTGCTCGGCGGCCGGCATCAGCTGA
- a CDS encoding amidohydrolase, whose product MDGQQDNRLSRRQLGIGVAAASGAAVVGVGSPAGAAGNGGKGGRDAADSLTLVNGTIVTLDARGSLARELAIEHGRVAEVGRKVRRTGRVVNLEGATVVPGLIDSHQHFMRACHNPGHETRDIESATSVAELQQALADKAEQVPAGEFLTCIGGWNRNGLAEARLPTVAELDEAAPGHPVYLSETGGGGQGVANSLARAFFESAGVPVNPDTGTLTPAAGRAALVAVQTFDDKRQGTAEGIAHVAGLGMTMISDVGGALLPDWVHANALWRADQLDLRLRQFFTGFEFPTLDAIKTFVDNNHNKIGDDVFRVIGVGERLTSGSTADVPTLTEAAEFLSARGWTLILHSLSNADNTAQIAVFQEIAQTHDIAAMRWQLHHINDITPENLQLVADLGIPVGLQSYRYTSASGATPFRRVLDLGIRAGGGSDATNVAAQNPWLMIYHMVSGRNNAGVLINGDQRISRLEALRLYTSGSAYLTGDEHHLGSLEVGKYADLAVLSADYLTVPEDRIRKLRSQLTLQAGRAVHATGRYASILT is encoded by the coding sequence ATGGACGGTCAGCAGGACAACAGGCTCAGTCGGCGTCAGCTCGGGATCGGCGTCGCGGCGGCGAGCGGTGCGGCGGTGGTGGGAGTCGGCTCCCCGGCTGGCGCAGCAGGCAACGGCGGCAAGGGCGGCCGGGATGCGGCCGACAGCCTGACGCTGGTCAACGGGACCATCGTCACGCTCGATGCCCGGGGCTCCCTGGCGCGGGAGCTGGCGATCGAGCACGGACGGGTCGCCGAGGTGGGTCGCAAGGTTCGGCGTACGGGACGTGTGGTCAACCTCGAGGGGGCGACGGTCGTCCCGGGCCTGATCGACTCCCACCAGCACTTCATGCGCGCCTGCCACAACCCGGGCCACGAGACCCGCGACATCGAGTCGGCCACCTCGGTGGCCGAGCTCCAGCAGGCGCTGGCGGACAAGGCGGAGCAGGTTCCTGCGGGGGAGTTCCTGACCTGCATCGGCGGCTGGAACCGGAACGGGCTGGCCGAGGCGCGCCTGCCCACCGTCGCCGAGCTCGACGAGGCCGCACCGGGCCACCCCGTCTACCTGTCCGAGACCGGCGGAGGCGGTCAGGGCGTGGCGAACTCCCTGGCGAGGGCCTTCTTCGAGTCCGCTGGGGTTCCGGTGAACCCCGACACAGGGACGCTGACCCCGGCCGCCGGTCGTGCCGCCCTGGTGGCGGTCCAGACCTTCGATGACAAGCGTCAGGGCACGGCCGAGGGCATCGCCCACGTGGCGGGGCTCGGCATGACGATGATCAGCGACGTGGGCGGCGCGCTGCTGCCCGACTGGGTGCACGCCAACGCGCTCTGGCGCGCAGACCAGCTCGACCTGCGCCTCCGGCAGTTCTTCACGGGCTTCGAGTTCCCGACGCTCGACGCGATCAAGACCTTCGTCGACAACAACCACAACAAGATCGGTGACGACGTCTTCCGGGTCATCGGCGTGGGCGAGCGCCTCACCTCCGGCAGCACGGCGGACGTCCCGACGCTCACCGAGGCGGCAGAGTTCCTGAGCGCGCGCGGCTGGACGCTGATCCTCCACTCCCTGTCGAACGCGGACAACACGGCTCAGATCGCGGTCTTCCAGGAGATCGCGCAGACCCACGACATCGCGGCGATGCGGTGGCAGCTGCACCACATCAACGACATCACGCCGGAGAACCTCCAGCTGGTCGCGGACCTCGGGATCCCGGTCGGGCTGCAGTCCTACCGCTACACCTCGGCCAGCGGAGCGACGCCGTTCCGGCGGGTGCTCGACCTGGGGATCCGGGCGGGTGGCGGGTCCGACGCCACCAACGTGGCCGCCCAGAACCCGTGGCTGATGATCTACCACATGGTCTCGGGGCGGAACAACGCCGGCGTCCTCATCAACGGTGACCAGCGGATCTCGCGTCTGGAGGCCTTGCGGCTCTACACGTCGGGCAGTGCCTACCTCACCGGCGACGAGCATCACCTCGGCTCCCTCGAGGTGGGGAAGTACGCCGACCTCGCCGTGCTCAGTGCCGACTACCTCACGGTCCCGGAGGACCGGATCCGCAAGCTCCGCTCGCAGCTGACGCTGCAGGCCGGTCGTGCCGTCCACGCGACGGGGAGGTACGCATCGATCCTCACCTGA
- a CDS encoding MFS transporter: protein MAGGRDAAGLAVAGLSLIAVCYGLARFAYGLFVPVLREELGLDGSTVGAIAATSYVGYCVAIVAATLLTARYGARPVAVAAGVAATLGTAVIAVAGSAAVLAAGVVIAGSSTGLASPPLADAVARSVAPGRRDRVQTVVNAGTGLGVMVSGPVALLTQGSWRTAWWAFAVVAAVVTAWVAVAVPGRATAVTGAGAPQRPGLALPPGSARLMAAATSMGLASAPVWTFGRDIAISTGDLGERASTWLWIVLGAAGLLAAFTGHLIARTGLPSAWAGGMLALSATTTAFAVAGQQAVLFGAAAVFGAVYIALTGVLLVWGTLVHPAAPAVGVGVAFLMIAVGQGIGAPLTGAVSDLTTPRTTFLLAAVVAAAGAAVVPSRLPPRAPDARPRRQERQGKRSG from the coding sequence ATGGCGGGAGGACGCGACGCGGCAGGCCTTGCCGTCGCCGGGCTGTCGCTGATCGCGGTCTGCTACGGGCTGGCCCGGTTCGCGTACGGGCTGTTCGTGCCGGTCCTGCGCGAGGAGCTCGGTCTCGACGGCTCGACGGTGGGCGCGATCGCCGCCACCAGCTACGTCGGCTACTGCGTGGCCATCGTGGCCGCGACGCTGCTCACCGCCCGGTACGGCGCCCGGCCGGTGGCGGTCGCCGCCGGCGTCGCCGCCACGCTCGGCACCGCGGTGATCGCCGTGGCCGGCTCGGCGGCCGTCCTGGCCGCCGGCGTGGTGATCGCCGGCTCGAGCACCGGACTGGCGTCGCCGCCCCTCGCGGACGCCGTGGCCCGGAGCGTGGCGCCTGGTCGGCGGGACCGGGTGCAGACAGTGGTGAACGCCGGGACCGGTCTCGGGGTGATGGTCTCCGGGCCGGTGGCGCTGCTGACCCAGGGCAGCTGGCGGACCGCCTGGTGGGCGTTCGCGGTGGTCGCTGCCGTCGTCACCGCCTGGGTGGCGGTGGCCGTCCCCGGCCGGGCAACCGCGGTGACCGGTGCAGGTGCGCCCCAGCGGCCCGGCCTCGCGCTCCCACCGGGCTCGGCGCGACTGATGGCGGCCGCGACGTCCATGGGGCTGGCCAGCGCCCCGGTGTGGACCTTCGGGCGCGACATCGCGATCTCGACCGGCGATCTGGGCGAGCGGGCCTCCACCTGGTTGTGGATCGTGCTCGGCGCGGCGGGCCTGCTGGCTGCCTTCACCGGCCACCTGATCGCGCGCACCGGTCTCCCCTCCGCCTGGGCGGGAGGCATGCTCGCCCTGTCCGCGACGACCACTGCCTTCGCGGTGGCAGGCCAGCAGGCCGTCCTGTTCGGGGCGGCTGCGGTGTTCGGGGCCGTCTATATCGCGTTGACCGGCGTGCTGCTGGTCTGGGGCACCCTGGTCCACCCGGCCGCACCCGCGGTCGGTGTCGGGGTCGCCTTCCTGATGATCGCTGTGGGCCAGGGCATCGGCGCGCCGCTCACCGGCGCGGTGAGCGACCTGACCACCCCGCGCACCACGTTCCTGCTCGCGGCGGTCGTCGCGGCAGCCGGTGCTGCTGTGGTCCCGAGCCGCCTGCCGCCCCGCGCGCCTGACGCGCGGCCCCGGAGGCAGGAGCGCCAGGGCAAGAGGTCGGGCTGA
- a CDS encoding ATP-dependent endonuclease, which yields MTPRTVVLVEGDSDAVVVALLARRNGLVEATEVVPMGGVTNVGRHVRRLASGERGVLVLGLCDAPERRFLERAEPALDGIFVCDRDLEEELIRAVGPDQVLDVLDELDELGRFRTFQAQPEWRERPLPDQLRRFAGTRSGRKAVLAERLAGRLTPRTTPRALAELFAVVERQAVER from the coding sequence GTGACCCCGCGCACCGTCGTCCTGGTGGAGGGGGACAGCGACGCGGTCGTCGTCGCGCTGCTCGCTCGGCGCAACGGTCTCGTCGAGGCGACCGAGGTGGTGCCGATGGGCGGTGTGACCAACGTCGGCCGCCACGTACGTCGGCTGGCCTCCGGTGAGCGGGGCGTCCTCGTCCTCGGGCTCTGCGACGCTCCCGAGCGACGCTTCCTGGAGCGGGCCGAGCCGGCCCTGGACGGCATCTTCGTGTGTGACCGCGACCTCGAGGAGGAGCTGATCCGCGCCGTCGGGCCGGACCAGGTGCTCGACGTCCTGGACGAGCTCGACGAGCTGGGCCGCTTCCGGACCTTCCAGGCGCAGCCGGAGTGGCGGGAGCGACCCCTGCCCGACCAGCTGCGTCGCTTCGCGGGAACGCGCAGCGGGCGCAAGGCGGTGCTGGCCGAGCGGCTCGCCGGCCGGCTCACACCGAGGACGACCCCCCGCGCGCTGGCCGAGCTCTTCGCCGTCGTCGAGCGCCAGGCGGTGGAGCGCTAG
- a CDS encoding TetR/AcrR family transcriptional regulator: MKSEVPRLGTQICKGKATTVTAPPTDQPLTPRALRILETASQLFYRHGIHAVGVDTIAAESGVTKRTLYDRFGSKDALVTAYLQRRHDDWWARLEDRLAGAGGPRALAVFDAYAEDAPAVERGCAFLNGAAELPTDHPGMVVVRDHKQQVQRRLRELVAEDCPHLEDPRAVADHVFLLLEGAVAHRGIDEDDHRLAQARGLAGDLLLP, from the coding sequence GTGAAGTCCGAGGTGCCGAGGTTAGGTACACAGATCTGTAAAGGCAAGGCGACGACCGTGACGGCCCCTCCCACCGACCAGCCCCTCACGCCGCGTGCGCTACGCATCCTGGAGACCGCCTCGCAGCTGTTCTACCGCCACGGCATCCACGCCGTCGGCGTCGACACCATCGCGGCGGAGTCGGGGGTCACCAAGCGCACCCTCTACGACCGGTTCGGCTCGAAGGACGCCCTCGTGACCGCCTACCTGCAGCGCCGTCACGACGACTGGTGGGCACGGCTGGAGGACAGGCTGGCGGGGGCGGGTGGGCCACGCGCCCTGGCGGTCTTCGACGCCTACGCCGAGGACGCTCCGGCGGTCGAGCGCGGCTGCGCCTTCCTCAACGGTGCCGCCGAGCTGCCGACCGACCACCCGGGGATGGTCGTCGTGCGGGACCACAAGCAGCAGGTGCAGCGACGACTGCGCGAGCTGGTCGCCGAGGACTGCCCGCACCTCGAGGACCCCCGCGCAGTCGCCGACCACGTCTTCCTCCTCCTCGAGGGCGCGGTCGCCCATCGCGGCATCGACGAGGACGACCACCGCCTCGCGCAGGCACGAGGACTCGCCGGCGACCTCCTGCTCCCCTGA
- a CDS encoding DUF2470 domain-containing protein, whose protein sequence is MTTVATLTAGRCPRAVTVVRIEPQPDGHPLLHLGATSPVHRLLAACPVATLAVPGPDPYRALALTGPVLPRRTRDGSRTHRMSLVSARLIGPEVLPIPLTAFIDAAPDPLHRHAAATLQHLETAHAAELLSCLRAHGHRDTRAVVPRGLDRYGLEVAAITDDGVCRLRLPFPGGPVDDLGQVAAGLRLLLTCRCRGEGG, encoded by the coding sequence ATGACCACCGTCGCCACGCTCACGGCGGGCCGCTGCCCCCGGGCGGTGACAGTCGTCCGGATCGAGCCACAGCCCGACGGCCACCCGCTGCTGCACCTCGGGGCCACCTCGCCCGTCCACCGGCTGCTGGCCGCCTGCCCGGTCGCGACGCTGGCCGTGCCCGGGCCCGATCCCTACCGAGCCCTCGCCCTCACCGGACCGGTGCTCCCCCGCCGGACCCGCGACGGGAGCCGCACCCACCGGATGTCGCTGGTCTCGGCCCGGCTGATCGGTCCGGAGGTGCTGCCGATCCCGCTGACCGCCTTCATCGACGCCGCTCCCGACCCCCTGCACCGCCACGCGGCGGCCACGCTGCAGCACCTCGAGACCGCGCACGCAGCGGAGCTGTTGTCGTGCCTGCGGGCCCACGGCCACCGCGACACCCGCGCCGTGGTGCCGCGCGGCCTGGACCGCTACGGGCTGGAGGTCGCCGCGATCACCGACGACGGCGTCTGCCGGCTGCGGCTGCCGTTCCCCGGCGGACCGGTCGACGACCTGGGACAGGTCGCGGCCGGCCTTCGGCTGCTGCTCACCTGCCGCTGCCGAGGCGAGGGCGGCTGA